A window of the Henckelia pumila isolate YLH828 chromosome 3, ASM3356847v2, whole genome shotgun sequence genome harbors these coding sequences:
- the LOC140892471 gene encoding mediator of RNA polymerase II transcription subunit 28 isoform X1, with the protein MNWVISCEERGHLGFWNSSFPPFVKVFVEIGMAERQQHEPLSVSDPAPKEDIISYVMALEAALLPCLPARELQAIDRSPHPSHQIDVERHARDFMEAAKKLQLYFISLQRDDPPTREETLRKEIAMMEEELKVKAELIEKQDRLIQGWRSELKEQLDKHNTELERV; encoded by the exons atgaattggGTGATTTCCTGTGAAGAAAGAGGGCATTTAGGGTTTTGGAACTCGTCCTTTCCCCCTTTTGTGAAG GTTTTTGTGGAAATTGGTATGGCTGAAAGACAACAGCATGAACCTTTGAGTGTCAGTGATCCTGCGCCGAAGGAAGACATAATATCCTACGTGATGGCGTTGGAAGCTGCTTTGTTACCATGCTTACCTGCCAGAGAACTTCAAGCAATTGACCGTTCTCCCCATCCTTCTCATCAGA TTGATGTGGAAAGACATGCTAGAGATTTCATGGAGGCGGCAAAAAAGCTTCAGCTCTACTTTATCAGCTTGCAGCGAGATGATCCGCCTACAAGAGAAGAAACCTTAAGAAAG GAGATTGCTATGATGGAAGAAGAGTTGAAAGTAAAGGCCGAGTTGATTGAGAAGCAAGATAGGCTGATTCAAGGATGGAGGTCTGAATTGAAAGAGCAACTGGATAAACACAACACTGAGTTAGAAAGAGTGTAA
- the LOC140892471 gene encoding mediator of RNA polymerase II transcription subunit 28 isoform X2 yields MAERQQHEPLSVSDPAPKEDIISYVMALEAALLPCLPARELQAIDRSPHPSHQIDVERHARDFMEAAKKLQLYFISLQRDDPPTREETLRKEIAMMEEELKVKAELIEKQDRLIQGWRSELKEQLDKHNTELERV; encoded by the exons ATGGCTGAAAGACAACAGCATGAACCTTTGAGTGTCAGTGATCCTGCGCCGAAGGAAGACATAATATCCTACGTGATGGCGTTGGAAGCTGCTTTGTTACCATGCTTACCTGCCAGAGAACTTCAAGCAATTGACCGTTCTCCCCATCCTTCTCATCAGA TTGATGTGGAAAGACATGCTAGAGATTTCATGGAGGCGGCAAAAAAGCTTCAGCTCTACTTTATCAGCTTGCAGCGAGATGATCCGCCTACAAGAGAAGAAACCTTAAGAAAG GAGATTGCTATGATGGAAGAAGAGTTGAAAGTAAAGGCCGAGTTGATTGAGAAGCAAGATAGGCTGATTCAAGGATGGAGGTCTGAATTGAAAGAGCAACTGGATAAACACAACACTGAGTTAGAAAGAGTGTAA